From the Kitasatospora atroaurantiaca genome, the window AGGTCTTCTTCGAGGTGTCGATGGCGGATGCCTGGGTCTGGGACATGTACCGGCCGGCCCGGTTCGTCCGCAAGGTGCGGGTTCTGACCTTCAAGGACGTCAATATCGAAGAGCTCGCGAAGAGCGATCTGGAGCTGCCGTCCGACGACGCGTCCTTCGGTAGCTGACGGCGCCCTTCGGCACCTGACAGTGGTCCGACGCTCGGCGCAATGTCCAGAGCCGGGCCCGATTCTCACCCCTGTGGGTGAGGAAAGTTATCCACACCCCCTGGTTATCCACAGGAATTCAGAACTCTCTGGCCCGATATGGGCCCATGCGGCAGCCTCCCGGCACGGAGGTGATTGCCGTGCAGAGTTCCAACAACGGCCTGGGCCGCTACGGCGAAGAGGTGGCTGCCCGGTGGCTTGCCGCGGGCGGGCTGAGGATCCTGGAGCGCAACTGGCGTTGCGCGGAGGGAGAGCTCGACATCGTCGCACTGGACGGCGACACGCTCGCCGTCTGTGAGGTGAAGACCCGCTCCGAACGCGGGTTCCAGCAGCCCAGTGAGGGCATCGACCGGACCAAGGCCGCGCGGCTACGGCATCTTGCCGAGCGCTGGCTGGGCGAGCGATGGCCAGTCCACTTCGCGAGGCTCGCCCAGGCGGCCGAGTCCGGGCCGTGCGGTGAGGACAACGAAGCCGCCCCAACCCGCGAGGGCGTGCCGAAGACCTTGCCGCCACCGCCGACGCCACCCGGTGGCGTACGGATCGACCTGGTCGCGGTGGTCAACCGCATCAAGGGCGCCGCTCAGGTGGAACATCTCCGAGGGGCGGTCTGAGATGGCCTTCGCCCGAACGTGTTCCGTCGCCCTGATCGGCGTGGACGGTGTGGTGGTCGAGGTCCAGGCCGACCTCGAACCCGGTGTGGCGGCCTTCGCCCTGGTCGGCCTCCCCGACAAGGCGCTCTCCGAAGCCCGCGACCGCGTTCGCGCGGCCGTGGTGAACAGCGGGGAGAGCTGGCCGCAGCGGAAGCTGACCGTCGGTCTCAGCCCGGCCTCGGTGCCCAAGAGCGGCAGCGGTTTCGACCTGGCGGTCGCCTGTGCGGTGCTGGCCGCGGCAGAGCGGCTCGAGCCGGCGTCCATCGCGGAGCTGCTGATCATCGGCGAGCTGGGCCTGGACGGCCGGGTCCGGCCGGTACGCGGGGTGCTGCCGTCCGTCCTCGCGGCCGCGGACGCGGGATACCGGCAGATCGTCGTCGCCGAACAGACCGCTGCCGAGGCCGCCCTCGTCCCCGGGGTCTCCGTGCTCGGCATCCGCAGCCTGCGCCAGCTGATCGCGGTACTCACCGGGGCGCCAGTGCCGGACGAGGCGCCCGAGCCGATGGCCGGGCGCCGAGATCCCTCGATGGCGGGGCTGATGCTGCCCGGGGCAGCAGTCCGGGGGCTCTCGGGGGAGAAGGCCGCCCAGCTCGACCTGGCGGACGTCGCGGGTCAGTACGAGGCCCGGCGCGCCCTGGAGATCGCGGCCGCGGGCGGACACCACCTCTATCTGAAGGGTCCACCGGGCGCCGGCAAGACCATGCTGGCCGAGCGGCTCCCCGCACTGCTGCCGCCGCTGACCCAGGCCGAGGCGCTGGAGGTCACGGCCGTCCACTCGGTCGCCGGGCTGCTACCCACCGACCGACCGCTGATCGACAGCCCGCCCTACTACGCGCCGCACCACTCGACCACCATGCCCGCGATCGTCGGCGGTGGCAGCGGCCTGCCCAGGCCCGGCGTGGTGTCGCTGGCCCACCGAGGTGTGCTGTTCCTGGACGAGGCCCCGGAGTTTCCCGTCCGCGTCCTCGACGCGCTGCGTCAGCCCCTCGAGTCGGGCGAGGTGACGATCGCGCGCTCGGCAGGCTCCCTTCGGCTTCCGGCCCGCTTCCAACTCTGTCTCGCGGCGAATCCGTGCCCGTGCGGCCGCCACTCCGTGAGAGGGGAGGGCTGCGAGTGCACACCCGCGATGGTGAACCGCTACCAGGCGAGGCTGTCGGGCCCGCTGCTGGACCGCGTCGACCTGCGGGTCCAGGTGGCACCGGTGACCCGGGCCGAACTGATGGAGCGCGACAGCTCGACCGAGAGCACCGAGACGGTGGCCGCCAGGGTGCGCGCGGCCCGCGAGCGGGCGGCAGCCCGGCTGGCCGACACCCCGTGGCGGACCAACGCGGAGGTCCCGGGTCACTCCCTGCGTACCCGTTGGCGGCTGGCGCCCGGAGCGCTGACCGACGCCGAGCGCGAGCTGGAGCGCGGCCTGCTCACCGCGAGAGGGCTCGACCGGGTGCTCAGGGTCGCATGGACGGTCGCCGACCTCGCCGACCGCGCCCACCCCACCAGGCTCGACGTCCGGACAGCGCTGGTCCTGCGCACGGGCGTCAGCGCGGCCTTCCCACGGCGGACCTGATGAGTCACCCGTACGAAGACCCGGACGCCGACCTCGGTGGCGAGTCCTGACCCCTGCCCTGCAGCCGATCTGCCGTCGCCCATGGAGGAAGAGGAACAGGTGAACCGCTCCCAGACCGCCGCACCCGACAGCCACGCTGCCGACACCGCAGAGCCCACATCCGCCGAGCCCGAACGGCGCGCCCGGGCGGCCCTCACCCGCCTGGTCGAGCCCGGCGACGCGGTGATCGGGCGATGGCTCACCCGGGTGAGCGCCGCCACCCTGATCGAGGCCATCCGCGAGCGCACGGTGCCCGGCTACCTCGACCTGGACGACGCCAGGCTCGCCGGCTACCGGGCCAGGCTTCCCGACGCCAACCCCGACGTCGACCTGGAACGGGTACGTAGCCGTGGTGGCCGGTTCATCATTCCGGGCGATACCGAGTGGCCGTCTCAGCTCGACGACCTCGGTGACGGTCGGCCGATCGGACTATGGGTCCGAGGCACCGGCTCGCTGCGTCTGCTGGCGCTGCGCTCGGTCGCCGTGGTGGGCGCCCGCGCCTGTACCGCCTATGGCGCACACGTCGCCGGCGAACTCGCCGCGCAGCTGGCCGAACGGGGGTGGGTGGTCGTCTCCGGGGCGGCGTACGGGATCGACGCGGCCGCTCACCGGGGCGCGCTCGCGGTCGGCGGCACCACTCTCGGCGTACTCGCGTGCGGGGTGGACGTGGCCTACCCGCAGGGCAACTCCGAGCTGATCTCCCGCATCGCCGAGCAGGGCCTGCTGCTCAGCGAGTTGCCGCCGGGGGAGCACCCCAACCGCTTCCGCTTCGTGCTCCGCAACCGTGTCATCGCAGCGCTCACCCGGGGCACGGTCGTGGTCGAGGCGGCGCTGCGCAGCGGGGCGCTCAGCACCGCACGCCGCGCCCGGGATCTCAACCGGCACACGATGGGGGTGGCGGGCCCGGTGACGTCGGAGCTCTCCGCAGGTGTGCACGCCCTGATCCGCAGCGGCGGGGCGACGCTGGTCACCGACGCCGCAGAGATCGGGGAGCTGATCGGTGCCATCGGGGACGACCTGGCGCCACGCCGCTCAGGTCCCGTGCTGCCCAGGGACTTGCTGGAGCCGGCGATCGCCCGGGTGCTTGAGGCGGTGCCGGCGACCGCCGACGGGGCACCCATCGAACGCCTGGTGCGACGGTCCGGGCTGCCGCCGGACGAAGTCCTCCAGCGGCTCTACGAGTTGGGCTCGCTCGGCTTCGTCGAGAGGTGCGGGGCGCATTGGCGGCTGGTACGGGGAGCCTGACACCCGCCGCGGGTGGCGTGCCCGGCTCGACGCGCCGGGTACGCCACCGGATCGAGGGACGCCCGAGTGGCGGTAGCGCACTGCAGCGAGTCGGTCACGCTACGCTCGCAGTGGCTTCCCTATCAGCACATGACTCGGCAGAACGGCGCAGACCAACGTATGCCCACACACATTCCCGGACACAGAGTGACCGGTGGCGTCCGGTCCTCGGGAGGGCCAGGGGCCGAGGCGCGGCCCGCCGCCGATCTCCAGCCGAAGGCGCCAGGGGTGAGGGGACTGGCACGGCAGGGCGGCCGGTCTGCAGCCCTCGGCGGCAAGGAGGACGGTCCGGCCCCGGTCGGCGCCCGCCCGCCTGCGGCGCGGCGGGAGGCGGCCGCGGCGACACCCGCCGCTGACGGCCGGGTGCCCGCCGCCGACACTCCTGTGTCCGCTGAGCGATCCGCCCTGGAATCCCTCTGGCGCTCCTACAAGGAGACCGGGGACGCCCGATTGCGCGATCAACTGATCCTGCACTACTCGCCACTGGTCAAATACGTGGCCGGACGGGTGGGAGTAGGGCTCCCCGCCAACGTGGAACAGGCAGATTTCGTCTCATCCGGGATCTTCGGCCTGATCGATGCGATCGAGAAGTTCGACATCGACCGCGCCATCAAGTTCGAGACCTACGCCATCAGCCGGATCCGCGGCGCGATCATCGACGAGCTCCGCGCCCTCGACTGGATCCCACGATCGGTCCGGCAGAAGGCCAAGGCGGTCGAGCGCACGTACGCCACCCTGGAGGCCCGGCTGCGCCGCACGCCGCACGAGCCCGAGGTGGCGGCGGAGATGGGCATCGCGATCGAGGATCTGCACGCCATCTTCAGCCAGCTCTCGCTCGCCAACGTGGTGGCACTCGACGAACTGCTGCACCCGGTGGGGGAGAGCGGCGACCGGTTGAGCCTGATGGACACTCTGGAGGACACCGGCGCCGACAACCCGGTCGAGATCGCCGAGGACCGGGAACTGCGTCGGCTGCTGGCCACGGCCGTCAACACTCTGCCAGAGCGGGAGAAGACCGTGGTGACCCTCTACTACTACGAGGGCCTCACGCTCGCCGAGATCGGGCAGGTTCTCGGTGTCACCGAGAGCAGGGTCAGCCAGATCCACACCAAGTCGGTCCTTCAACTCCGGGCCAAGCTCTCCGACATTCGCTGAGGACTCCGGCCGGGACTCCGGCGCGCTCCGTACAGTAGGAGGGTGCCGAAGATCAGAGCGGCCACGGTGGCCGAGCATCGTCAGCTGCAGCGCGCAGCGCTCCTGGATGCTGCCCGCGGCCTGCTCACCGAGGGCGGTATAGAGGCCCTGACGTTCCCCGCCCTCGCGGCAAGGACCGGCCTCGCGCGCTCCTCGGTGTACGAGTACTTCCGCTCACGTGCCGCTGTGGTCGAAGAGCTGTGCGCCGTGGACTTTCCGCTCTGGGCGGCGGAGATCGAGGCTGGCATGGCTGCCTGCGACAGCCCACAGGCACAGGTGGAGGCCTACGTACGAGGCCAGCTCGTGCTGGCCGGTGATCCTCGGCACCGTGCCGTCGCGGCCGTCTCGGTACTGGAGCTCGACCAGCCGGCGCGGGAGCGGATTCGCTCCGCGCACACTGCGCTCGTCACCATCGTGGTGCAGGCGTTGCGGGAACTCGGGCACGAGCGGCCCCGGTTGGCGGCCGCACTGCTGCAGGGCGTCGTGGAGGCGGCCGTCCGCCAGACCGAGCACGGCACGGCCGACGAGGCCAGGGTCGTGGCGGACGCAGCCGTCGCACTCGCCCTGCACGGGCTCGGAGCCGACGGCCCGGCCTGACCGCCCGCCTGACCGCCCGCCCGGCTCGGCCAAGGGCCCGGCCCTCGGCCCGGCGAGGTCCGGGCCACCGCCTGACCGTTGCCGTTCAGCGGCAGTAGCCGGGCCTGTCCGACACCCAGCAGTGCCAGCGGGTCGAGATACCGCTGCCCACGCAGCAGCCCCCAGTGCAGACAGCCGGTCGTGCAGTGCCCGGATCCGGTGGTGACCTCGCCGATCTGCTCCCCGGCTGCCACCGAGGTACCGGTAGGGAGCTTCCCCGACACCGGGAGATAGGTCGTCCGCAGCGGCGGGTTCCCCGAGCCCGGGTGAGTCACCGTCACCACGGGACGGCCGGCGACCATGCCCGAGAAGGACACCACCCCCGGCGCGGCGGCCCGTACGGCCATGCCCTCCGAGGCTGCAAGGTCCACTCCGCGATGCCCGGCAGCCCAGCGGACGGCCGGTGCGTCGAACCGATCCAGAAGCCCCGATCGCCCGCCCGCCGGCCAGGCCCGCCCGGCCCCGGCCCCAAGCCCAACAGCTCCACCGCCGGCACCCCGTGCTGCATGAGCGAACGGCTGAGGCAGGCCGATCAGCAACACCACGGCCAGCAGCAGCGCGAGCAGCAAGGCCTTACGTCGTTGGTCGGGCGCAGGCGGCGGCATCCCCGCGCGCGAGCAGAGCGAGGGATTGGACAGCAGAGTCAGCTGAGTCGGCATGCCGAGCAGGGTCCCGGTACGCCGCCGACGCGGCCAGGCCCCCCATGATTTCTGTGGACAACCCCGGCCTGTGGAAAACCCGCCTCCCTCACACGAGTGAACCCGGGCCGACCCCCACCCCGCCAAAGCCTCGCCCCAGCCCCGCCCCAGCCCCGCCGGGCGCACCCGCAGGCGCCCCCGACGAGCCGAAGTCGCTCGGCGCTCGGCGCTTCCCGTACACTTCACACGCGACCCGGTCTGCCGGGTCGACTTCGCACGCCCCGCCACCGGTGGGAAGGCCGAGGCCGGAAACGGCTCCGAACCACCCCCGCCCGGTGCGAGTGCCGCTCGGTCCACCGAGCCTGCCGCGGTTCCGACCGCCCAGGCCGAGGTGGCTCGGCACGTTCGGGGCGTCAGGCGTGGCGGTCACCCCGACCGGCACGGACAAAACCGAGCCTGACCTGGCAGCAGCCGAAACGCAGCGGCCAGGCGCAATACCTGAGGAGCACGGCTATGGCCGTCGTCACGATGCGGGAGCTGCTGGAGAGCGGCGTCCACTTCGGTCACCAGACCCGTCGTTGGAACCCGAAGATGAAGCGCTTCATCTTCACGGAGCGCAACGGCATCTACATCATCGACCTCCTGCAGTCGCTGAACTACATCGACCGCGCCTTCGAGTTCGTCAAGGAGACCGTTGCCCACGGCGGCAGCGTCCTCTTCGTCGGCACCAAGAAGCAGGCCCAGGAGGCCATCGCCGAGCAGGCCACCCGCGTGGGCATGCCCTACGTGAACCAGCGCTGGCTCGGCGGCATGCTGACCAACTTCTCGACCGTCTACAAGCGTCTGCAGCGCCTCAAGGAGCTGGGCGAGCTCGACTTCACGGATGTCGCCGGTTCCGGCCTCACCAAGAAGGAGCTCCTGGTCCTCCAGCGCGAGCACGACAAGCTGGAGAAGACCCTCGGCGGTATCCGCGACATGCAGCGCGTGCCCAGCGCTGTCTGGATCGTGGACACCAAGAAGGAGCACATCGCGGTCGGTGAGGCCCGGAAGCTCAACATCCCGGTCGTCGCCATCCTCGACACCAACTGCGACCCCGACGAGGTCGACTACAAGATCCCGGGCAACGACGACGCGATCCGCTCCGTCACGCTGCTGACCCGCGTGATCGCCGACGCCGTCGCCGAGGGCCTCAAGGCCCGCGCCGGTGTCGCCAAGGGCGACGCCAAGGCCGAGCCGGGTGCCGACCAGCCGCTGGCCGACTGGGAGAAGGACATCCTCGAGGGCGAGAAGAAGGCCGAGGAGGCCCCGGCCGCCGAGGCTGCTGCCGAGGCTCCCGCCGCCGAGGCCGAGGCTGCTGTCGAGGCGCCGGCCGCCGAGGCCGAGCAGGCCTGACGTACCTAGGGCGAGGGGCACCCGCCGGTACGACACCGGTAGGTGCCCCTCTCTCCCGTGCCAGGGCTGAACCAGCAGCCCGCGGCACAACCCCACGCAGACACGCGAGACGCGAGAAGAGATTCACACCATGGCGAACTTCACCGCCGCGGACGTCAAGAAGCTCCGTGAGCTCACCGGCGCCGGCATGATGGACTGCAAGAAGGCGCTTGACGAGGCCGAGGGCGACGTCCAGAAGGCCGTCGAGCTGCTCCGCATCAAGGGCCAGAAGGGCGTTGCCAAGCGCGAGGGCCGTGACGCCTCCAACGGCGCCGTTGCCTCGCTCATCGCCGAGGACGGCAAGTCCGGCGTCCTGGTCGAGCTGAACTGCGAGACCGACTTCGTCGCCAAGGGTGGCAAGTTCGTCGAGGTCGCCAACGCGATCGCCGCCCACGTCGCCGCCACCTCCCCGGCCGACCTCGAGGCCGCGCTGGCCTCCGAGATCGCCGCCGGCCAGACCGTCCAGCAGTTCGTGGACGAGGCCAACGCGACCCTGGGCGAGAAGATCGTCTTCCGTCGCTTCGCCCAGTTCGACAACGACGGCTTCGTCGGCGTCTACATGCACAAGTCCGACCCGGACCTCCCGCCGACCATCGGTGTTCTGGTCGAGCTGGACAAGGCCAACGCTGAGGTTGCCAAGGACGTCGCGCAGCACATCGCCGCCTTCGCGCCGAAGTACCTGTCCCGCGAGGACATCCCGGCCGAGGACCTCGAGAACGAGCGCCGCGTCGCCGAGGCCACCGCTCGCGAGGAGGGCAAGCCCGAGGCTGCCCTGCCGAAGATCGTCGAGGGTCGCGTCACCGGCTTCGTCAAGGAGAACTCCGTTCTGGAGCAGGCCTTCGCGAAGGACAACAAGAAGACCGTCGCCAAGGTGCTCGAGGAGAACGGCGTCGCCCTCAAGCGCTTCGCCCGCTTCCGCGTCGGCGCCTGAGCATCGTTCCACCGCGCTTCCCGCCTAAGGTAGGAATCGCCAGGCCCCCCACCAGGGCGGCCAGGAACGCGCCGATCGGGCTCATCCAGCGCCACTCTGTCAAAGGGCGGGCCACGTCGGCACCATGAACGACGAGGAGGCCATTGCCGTGCAGGACACCGTACCGGTTCCCGCGGCAGTGGCCTCCTCGCGTGTACGCGCAGGACTGGGTCCCCGGCACACTCGGCCGGGAGCCGGCCCTGTGAACCAGTAGGTGGAGAAGGAGAAGTCCATGAAGGAGACGCAGGAGACCGCGCAGGACGGCACACGCCGTCGCGTTCTGCTCAAGCTGTCCGGTGAGGCGTTCGCCGGTGGCGGTGGCCTCGGCGTCGACCCGGACGTCGTGCACAAGATCGCCCGTGAGATCGCCACGGTGGTCCGTGAGGGCACCGAGGTCGCGGTGGTCATCGGCGGTGGCAACTTCTTCCGCGGCGCCGAGCTCCAGGTGCGCGGCATGGACCGAGCCCGCTCCGACTACATGGGCATGCTCGGCACGGTCATGAACTGTCTGGCGCTGCAGGACTTCCTGATCAAGGAAGGCATCGAGACCCGGGTCCAGACCGCCATCACCATGGGCCAGGTCGCCGAGCCGTACCTGCCGCTGCGTGCCGTCCGGCACCTGGAGAAGGGCCGCGTGGTCATCTTCGGTGCAGGTATGGGCATGCCGTACTTCTCCACCGACACCACCGCGGTTCAGCGCGCCCTGGAGATCCACGCCGAGGTGCTGCTGATGGGCAAGAACGGCGTGGACGGGGTGTACGACTCGGACCCCCGGACCAACCCCGAGGCGGTCAAGTTCGACTCGCTCGACTACACCGAGGTCATCTCGCGCGATCTCAAGGTGGCCGACCTGACCGCGATCACGCTGTGCAAGGACAACGGCCTGCCGATCCTGGTCTTCGAGCTGCTGGCCGAGGGCAATATCGCCCGCGCGGTGAAGAGTGAGAAGATCGGCACACTCATCAGCCAGGATTCCGCCCGGGCCTGAGCAGCAGTCAGCCATGGCAGCAGTAAGGCGTGACAGAAGTCAGAGCCGTGGCAGAAGTCAGCCGTGCAGCAATCAGCCGTCCGGGGCACCGGTACGGGACTACAGCAGATGAACCGGACAGGGAGCACACAGTGATCGAAGAGACTCTCCTCGAGGCCGAGGAGAAGATGGAGAAGGCCGTCGCGGTCGCCAAGGACGACTTCGCCGCCATCCGCACCGGCCGCGCGCACCCGGCGATGTTCGCCAAGATCGTCGCGGACTACTACGGCGCCCTGACGCCGATCAACCAGCTCGCCTCGTTCTCGGTGCCGGAGCCGCGCATGGCGCTCGTCACCCCGTTCGACAAGACCGCCCTGAAGAACATCGAGACCGCGATCCGCGACTCGGACCTGGGCGTCAACCCGTCGAACGACGGCTCCGTCATCCGAGTGGTGCTTCCTCAGCTGACCGAGGAGCGTCGCCGCGAGTACATCAAGCAGGCCCGCGGCAAGGGCGAGGACGCCAAGGTCTCGATCCGCTCGATCCGTCGTAAGGCCAAGGACGCCATCGACAAGCTGGTGAAGGACAAGGAGATCGGCGAGGACGACGGCCGCCGCGGCGAGAAGGAGCTCGACGACACCACGGCCCGGTACGTGGCCCAGATCGACGAGCTGCTGAAGCACAAGGAAGCCGAGCTGCTCGAGGTCTGATGAACGACGCCCCTGACGCCCCTGGCCTCCGGGGCAGAGCTCAGCACAGCACCACGCAGCACAGCACCACGCAGCACAGCACCACGCAGCACAGCACCACGCAGCACAGCACCATTCAGCACAGCACCACTCAGCAGAACAGCACCCAGCACGACACCTCGGCGCCTGCTGCTGCGGGTGACCCCGGACTCCGCACGAGCCGGCACCGAACGGGTCACTCGCAGCAGCCACCGGTGTACCGAGGGGGCACCACGGCACAGACTCAGATCATGCCGGCTGCCCAGGACACCCCGCCCGACCAGCACGGGCAGTACCCCGCAACGCCGTCCGCCTCAGGGCAGGAGACACCCGTGGCCCAGCCCGACCAGCAGCCCCGCAAGCAACGCGGCGGCCGCAACCTGCAGGCCGCGATAGGGGTCGGCGTAGGCCTCGGAGCGGTGATCGTCGCCTCGCTGTTCGTGGTGAAGGTCCTGTTCCTGGTCGTGGTGGCGGCGGCCGTGTCGGTCGGCGTCTGGGAGCTCGGCAGCCGGCTGACCGAGCGCAAGGAGATCAGGTTTCCGCTGGTCCCGCTGGTCGCCGGCGGCCTGGCCATGCTCGCGTCCGGCTACTGGGCCGGTCCGCAGTGGGCCGCCGCGGCGCTGGCCCTGACCGGGCTCGCGGTGATGGTCTGGCGGATGGGGGAGCCGCCGGAGAACTACCTGCGTGACATAACGGCCGGTATCTTCACCGCGTTCTACGTGCCGTTCCTGGCCACCTTCGTGGCACTGATGCTGGCGGCGGACGACGGTCCGCGGCGGATCCTGCTCTTCCTGATCGTCACCATCTGCAGTGACACCGGCGCGTACGCCGTCGGCTACAAGTTCGGGAAGAACAAGCTGGCCCCGACGATCAGCCCTGGCAAGACCCGCGAGGGCCTGGCCGGCGGCATCGGGCTGTCGATGCTGGCGGGTGCGCTCCTCATGGAGTACGTCATCGATGACGGCACCTGGTGGCAGGGCCTGATCCTGGGCGGTTGCGCGGCCGTCACCGCGACTCTCGGGGATCTCGCCGAGTCGATGATCAAGCGCGATCTCGGCATCAAGGACATGGGGACGCTGCTGCCCGGCCACGGCGGCATCATGGACCGGCTGGACTCGCTCCTGCCGACCGCCCCCGTGGTCTGGCTGCTGCTGACGGCCTTCGTCGGCAGCTGAGCAGCCCCGTTCCACCGCAGGCCCCCGGGCGTTCGACGCCCGGGGCTTCCGCGTCAGGACGCTTCCGCCATCTGCGACACTGGAACAACCATGCCTGCACCCGGAGAACTGACCTTTGTCGCGCCGCGCGGCGCCAAGCCCCCGCGACACCTTGCCGACCTCAGCCCCGCCGAGCGCAAGGAGGCCGTCGCCGAGCTGGGCGAGCAGCCGTTCCGCGCCAAGCAGCTGTCGAACCACTACTTCGGCCGGATGTCGAACGACCCGAGCCAGTGGACGGACATCCCGGCCGCCAGCCGCGAGAAGCTGACCGAGGCGCTGCTGCCCGAGCTGATGTCGGTGGTCCGGCACGTCTCGTGCGACGACGACACGACCCGCAAGACGCTCTGGAAGCTCTTCGACGGCACGCTGGTCGAGTCCGTGCTGATGCGTTATCCGGACCGGGTCACCATGTGCATCAGTTCGCAGGCGGGCTGCGGCATGAACTGCCCGTTCTGCGCCACCGGCCAGGCGGGGCTCACCCGTAACCTCTCCACCGCCGAGATCGTCGAGCAGATCGGTGCGGGGATGCGCGCGCTGCGGTCGGGGGAGATCCCCGGCGGCGAGGCGCGGCTGTCCAACGTCGTCTTCATGGGCATGGGCGAGCCGCTCGCCAACTTCAACCGGGTGCTGGCCGCGATCCGCCGCCTCACCGACCCGGCCCCGGACGGCTTCGGCATGTCGCAGCGCGGCATCACCGTCTCCACCGTCGGCCTGGTCCCGGCGATGAACCGTCTGGCCGACGAGGAGCTGAGCGTCCGCCTGGCGCTCTCCCTGCACGCTCCCGACGACGAGCTGCGCGACGAGCTCGTCCCGGTGAACACCCGCTGGAAGGTCGCCGAGGTCCTCGACGCGGCGTGGAACTACGCGGAGAAGTCCGGCCGCCGGATCTCCATCGAGTACGCGCTGATCAAGGACATCAACGACCAGGCCTGGCGCGCCGACCTGCTCGGCCGCCTGATCAAGAACCACCGGGTGCACGTCAATCTGATCCCGCTGAACCCGACCCCGGGCTCCAAGTGGACGGCCTCCCGCCCGGAGGACGAGCGGGAGTTCGTCCGCCGCCTGCAGGCCCACGGCGTGCCGACCACCGTCCGCGACACCCGCGGCCAGGAGATCGACGGCGCCTGCGGCCAGCTCGCGGCAGCGGGCTAGGCACCGCACAGCCAGGCAACCCATCAGGGGCGCGGGGCCCTGCTTGATCAACTGCGTGCGCGACCTCGGCACGACGCACGTGCATGGTTGATCGCGCAGTTCCCCGCGCCCCTGAAGCGGTTCCCGCAAGGGTTACCGCATCGCGCCCGCGCCCAGGGCGGCCGTCAGGCCGCCGGTCACCAGCAGGACGGTGCCGGCCGCGCCGGTCCGCAGCAGGGCGGCCCCGAACAGCAGCCGCGGTGCGGCTCCGAGCTGTAGCAGCGCGGCGGTGACGCCCCGCCGGGAGCTGCGGACCTCGGCCGCCCGGGTGATCGTGGCGGCGATCGCGCAGCCGATGATCAGCGCACCCTCGACGGCCGGCAGTGCCTCGGCCGTTCCCGGCTTGTCGGCCCAGTAGCGCACGGCTGTGAGCACCGCCGCCAGGGTCAGCGCCAGAACGGCCAGCGGTGTGCCGAGCCGTCCGGCCTCGGCCGTCAGGCCGCGTCCGGCCAGCAACCGCAGCGGGGCGGGCCGCCCGAGGGCGAGCAGCCGGCCGGTCCAGGCCAGCAGTGGTGCGGTAAGGAATGCCAGCCCGAGTGCGGCGAAGGTCCAGCCGGTCAGCGCTGCGGTGCTGGTGGCCCCGAGCCGGGCCGGCAGGTCGACGGGCCGGCCGTCCTGGGCCGCACCGGGGCGCAGCCCGTACAGCTCCAGGGCGATGCCGACGAGGACGAGTCCGGTGGGCACGGCGAGCCGCAGGGGGCCGAATCCGGCGCGCGGGGGCTGGCCGGCACGGCCGGGCAGCGCCTCGGAGACCGGGACGGCGGCGCCGGCCGAGAGCCCGGCCACCAGCGGCACCAGGGTCAACAGCGTGACGGGGGCGGCAGCCGGCAGCGGGACTCCCATGCCGAGCTCGGGGGCGAGCGAGGCGTCGGCGATGTTGTTGC encodes:
- the rlmN gene encoding 23S rRNA (adenine(2503)-C(2))-methyltransferase RlmN, which gives rise to MPAPGELTFVAPRGAKPPRHLADLSPAERKEAVAELGEQPFRAKQLSNHYFGRMSNDPSQWTDIPAASREKLTEALLPELMSVVRHVSCDDDTTRKTLWKLFDGTLVESVLMRYPDRVTMCISSQAGCGMNCPFCATGQAGLTRNLSTAEIVEQIGAGMRALRSGEIPGGEARLSNVVFMGMGEPLANFNRVLAAIRRLTDPAPDGFGMSQRGITVSTVGLVPAMNRLADEELSVRLALSLHAPDDELRDELVPVNTRWKVAEVLDAAWNYAEKSGRRISIEYALIKDINDQAWRADLLGRLIKNHRVHVNLIPLNPTPGSKWTASRPEDEREFVRRLQAHGVPTTVRDTRGQEIDGACGQLAAAG
- the frr gene encoding ribosome recycling factor; the encoded protein is MIEETLLEAEEKMEKAVAVAKDDFAAIRTGRAHPAMFAKIVADYYGALTPINQLASFSVPEPRMALVTPFDKTALKNIETAIRDSDLGVNPSNDGSVIRVVLPQLTEERRREYIKQARGKGEDAKVSIRSIRRKAKDAIDKLVKDKEIGEDDGRRGEKELDDTTARYVAQIDELLKHKEAELLEV
- the tsf gene encoding translation elongation factor Ts, which codes for MANFTAADVKKLRELTGAGMMDCKKALDEAEGDVQKAVELLRIKGQKGVAKREGRDASNGAVASLIAEDGKSGVLVELNCETDFVAKGGKFVEVANAIAAHVAATSPADLEAALASEIAAGQTVQQFVDEANATLGEKIVFRRFAQFDNDGFVGVYMHKSDPDLPPTIGVLVELDKANAEVAKDVAQHIAAFAPKYLSREDIPAEDLENERRVAEATAREEGKPEAALPKIVEGRVTGFVKENSVLEQAFAKDNKKTVAKVLEENGVALKRFARFRVGA
- the pyrH gene encoding UMP kinase, whose amino-acid sequence is MKETQETAQDGTRRRVLLKLSGEAFAGGGGLGVDPDVVHKIAREIATVVREGTEVAVVIGGGNFFRGAELQVRGMDRARSDYMGMLGTVMNCLALQDFLIKEGIETRVQTAITMGQVAEPYLPLRAVRHLEKGRVVIFGAGMGMPYFSTDTTAVQRALEIHAEVLLMGKNGVDGVYDSDPRTNPEAVKFDSLDYTEVISRDLKVADLTAITLCKDNGLPILVFELLAEGNIARAVKSEKIGTLISQDSARA
- a CDS encoding phosphatidate cytidylyltransferase, translating into MPAAQDTPPDQHGQYPATPSASGQETPVAQPDQQPRKQRGGRNLQAAIGVGVGLGAVIVASLFVVKVLFLVVVAAAVSVGVWELGSRLTERKEIRFPLVPLVAGGLAMLASGYWAGPQWAAAALALTGLAVMVWRMGEPPENYLRDITAGIFTAFYVPFLATFVALMLAADDGPRRILLFLIVTICSDTGAYAVGYKFGKNKLAPTISPGKTREGLAGGIGLSMLAGALLMEYVIDDGTWWQGLILGGCAAVTATLGDLAESMIKRDLGIKDMGTLLPGHGGIMDRLDSLLPTAPVVWLLLTAFVGS